Proteins from a genomic interval of Plasmodium reichenowi strain SY57 chromosome 11, whole genome shotgun sequence:
- a CDS encoding ethanolamine kinase, putative, whose protein sequence is MEYQLREIDESEKEITQERKKNSVTTKNFDNLSNSNSQITEMTNEQGVIPLREKDLTINVGDNRNLKVEEFMTTFISNVFENKNALFLYCKYVLLFYGKELLNENNVESLNFEIIKGGITNILVKVEDNIHQNKYLIRLYGPKTSEIINREREKLISNILCDKNISKKIYVFFPNGRIEEFKDGYALSREDIKNKDFQKEIAENLRILHDIQLDDNIYKKLQELQNIQGNRSSFLWSTLWKYFNTLKEERQKKYSFNPKAYILKLIDFDMLQSIITEIQELCCKKNSPVVLCHCDLLSSNIIKTEGSSISFIDFEYSCPMERAYDIANHFNEYAGFNCEWDLTPTRSEEYHFIKHYLKTDDEQLINQIIDEIQPFYICSHIVWGLWALLQGLHSVIDFDFINYGMIRLTAAFSVKFRSKLEKN, encoded by the coding sequence ATGGAATATCAACTAAGAGAAATTGATGAATCAGAGAAAGAAATAACTcaagaaagaaaaaagaatagTGTCACTACAAAAAATTTCGATAATTTGTCAAATAGTAATTCTCAAATTACGGAAATGACAAACGAACAAGGTGTGATACCGTTGAGGGAAAAGGATTTAACAATAAATGTTGGGGATAATAGAAATTTAAAAGTAGAAGAATTTATGACTACTTTTATAAGTAATGTTTTTGAAAATAAGAATGcattgtttttatattgtaaatatgttttattattttatggaaaagaattattaaatgaaaataatgtagaatctttaaattttgaaattattaaaggagggataacaaatatattgGTAAAGGTAGAGGATAATATTCATCAGAACAAATATTTGATTAGATTATATGGTCCCAAAACTAGCGAAATTATAAATAGAGAAAGAGAAAAATTGAtatctaatatattatgtgataaaaatatttcgaaaaaaatttatgttTTCTTTCCAAATGGTAGAATTGAAGAATTTAAAGATGGTTATGCATTATCAAGAgaagatattaaaaataaagatttTCAAAAAGAAATTGCTGAAAATTTAAGAATTTTGCATGATATTCAATTAGATgacaatatatataaaaaattacaagaattacaaaatatacaaGGAAATCGATCATCCTTTTTATGGAGTACACTATggaaatattttaatacaCTAAAAGAAGAAAGACAAAAAAAGTATTCATTTAATCCTAAAgcttatattttaaaattaattgaTTTCGATATGTTACAATCAATCATTACCGAAATTCAAGAATTATgttgtaaaaaaaattcacCAGTAGTTCTTTGTCATTGTGATTTGTTATCatcaaatattattaaaacaGAAGGATCATCCATATCATTTATAGATTTTGAATACTCATGTCCAATGGAAAGAGCATATGATATTGCTAACCATTTTAATGAATATGCTGGATTCAACTGTGAATGGGATTTAACACCTACTAGATCTGAAGAATACCATTTTATCAAACACTATTTAAAAACAGATGATGAACAACTTATCAATCAAATTATAGATGAAATACAACCTTTCTATATATGCTCACATATCGTTTGGGGGTTATGGGCATTGTTGCAGGGCCTACATTCAGTTATTGATTttgattttattaattatggTATGATCAGATTGACTGCTGCCTTTTCGGTAAAATTTAGGAGCAAATTGGAAAAAAACtaa
- a CDS encoding GrpE-like protein, mitochondrial, with the protein MKYSTNIIKKGILSRYCSNIYGMQYIPRARYFLTFCKNEKCNTMLKKYHPFSTSKMSDNAHYKGEDMNKMKNEKNKTNKTNEANETNETNETIENSASSPTEGKKKKNSLNESEEANEKKEDINYEDFNKIDLINEIKKTKRDMEEKMVDNKVLKEKYLSVLAENENLRNRYMKEIETSKLYCISNFAKSLLDVADNLSLAIKNINEESLKTNEEINNIYKGIEMTETILHNIFNKYGIDKYNPINEKFNPQLHEAIFEINDSTKEKGTVATVIQHGYKIKDRILRAAKVGVVKN; encoded by the exons aTGAAATACAGTACGAATATAATTAAGAAGGGAATTCTTTCCAGATATTGCTCCAATATTTATGGTATGCAATACATTCCTCGTGCTAGATATTTTTTAACTTTTtgtaaaaatgaaaagtGTAATACCATGTTGAAAAAATACCACCCTTTCAGTACATCCAAAATGTCTGATAATGCACATTACAAAGGGGAagatatgaataaaatgaaaaatgagaaaaataaaacaaataaaacaaatgaaGCAAATGAAACAAATGAAACAAATGAAACAATTGAAAATTCAGCTAGCTCGCCCACTgaagggaaaaaaaaaaaaaacagcCTGAACGAGTCAGAAGAAGcgaatgaaaaaaaagaagacataaattatgaagattttaataaaatagatttaataaatgaaattaaaaaaactAAAAGAGATATGGAAGAAAAAATGGTAGATAATAAAGTATTGAAAGAAAAATACTTATCTGTGTTAGCAGAAAATGAGAATTTAAGAAATCGTTATATGAAAGAAATAGAAACTAGtaaattatattgtattaGTAATTTTGCAAAATCATTACTTGATGTAGCAGACAATTTATCATTAGctattaaaaatataaatgaagaatctttaaaaacaaatgaagaaattaataatatatacaaagGTATAGAAATGACTGAAACGATtcttcataatatttttaataaatatggaATTGACAAATATAATCctataaatgaaaaatttaatCCACAATTACATGAAGCAATATTTGAAATTAATGACAGTACAAAAGAAAAGGGAACCGTAGCAACTGTTATTCAGCATggatataaaataaaggaCCGAATATTAAG AGCTGCCAAAGTTGGAGTGgttaaaaattaa